The Rissa tridactyla isolate bRisTri1 chromosome 16, bRisTri1.patW.cur.20221130, whole genome shotgun sequence genome includes a window with the following:
- the LOC128918317 gene encoding phospholipase A2, membrane associated-like, with the protein MKNLFFAVLLACGLLPARGSILELERMIKSTTGKSALLSYSWYGCFCGIGGRGTPVDSTDRCCHAHDCCYRKLREGKCIPLITPYHFNITNGDIDCGNEQSWCKRETCLCDKAVASCFASALHSYNISYRFYFKLKCRGNKLQC; encoded by the exons ATGAAGAATCTCTTCTTTGCCGTGCTCTTGGCTTGTG ggctgctcccagctcGCGGCAGCATTTTGGAGCTGGAGCGGATGATCAAGTCGACCACAGGGAAAAGCGCCCTGCTGTCCTACAGCTGGTACGGGTGTTTCTGCGGCATCGGGGGCAGAGGGACCCCGGTGGATTCCACTGACCG GTGCTGCCATGCCCACGACTGCTGCTACAGGAAGCTGCGAGAGGGCAAGTGCATACCCCTGATAACCCCCTACCACTTCAACATCACCAACGGAGACATCGACTGTG GTAATGAGCAGAGCTGGTGCAAGAGAGAGACCTGCCTATGCGACAAGGCGGTGGCTTCGTGCTTCGCCAGTGCTTTGCATTCCTACAATATATCCTACCGCTTCTATTTCAAGCTGAAATGCCGAGGAAACAAGCTCCAGTGCTGA
- the UBXN10 gene encoding UBX domain-containing protein 10 yields MATAALLNLAPSHRNIPSRTAAAFLWTNAINMHVARPKSAKGRTRPSFNYSQSMEACPCRVPPSLPPAAPQELVNSRRASSTKPAFPSGQVSPQEIPELLQQVPLRTSSSLNKYRVLPSIGRKGVGSSAVEAVAEQTNRLRVSAGQEDAPKIKTPSGEQGSAGVLSENHVPDEEGSSAQCPPEKPGRKMRQESISMSTLSLEQLPKEESHLLLAIRSPSGQRFEHHFKPTDSLQTVLAMAEQKMSAKYKHCSVETMEVPRRSFSDLTRSLHECGILHKSVLCIQQKEQHDADL; encoded by the coding sequence ATGGCCACAGCGGCTCTTCTGAACTTAGCACCATCTCACCGCAACATCCCTTCAAGAACAGCAGCCGCTTTCCTGTGGACAAACGCCATCAACATGCACGTCGCCAGGCCAAAATCTGCCAAGGGACGCACGAGGCCAAGCTTCAATTACTCTCAGAGCATGGAAGCCTGTCCTTGCCGAGTGCCACCTTCCCTGCCACCAGCTGCTCCCCAGGAATTAGTGAACAGCCGGAGAGCATCATCCACAAAACCTGCATTCCCGTCCGGCCAGGTGTCTCCTCAGGAAAtcccagagctcctgcagcaaGTGCCTTTGAGGACCTCCTCTTCCCTCAACAAGTACAGGGTGCTCCCCTCCATCGGCCGGAAAGGCGTAGGCAGCAGCGCAGTGGAAGCGGTGGCTGAACAGACCAACCGACTGAGAGTGAGTGcagggcaggaggatgctccGAAAATCAAAACTCCTTCTGGAGAGCAAGGATCTGCCGGCGTATTGTCAGAAAACCATGTCCCTGATGAAGAAGGCTCCAGTGCGCAGTGTCCCCCTGAGAAGCCAGGAAGGAAAATGAGACAAGAGAGCATTTCGATGTCAACTTTAAGTTTGGAACAGCTGCCAAAAGAAGAGTCTCACTTGCTGCTTGCTATTCGATCTCCCTCTGGTCAGAGATTTGAACATCATTTCAAGCCCACCGACAGTCTCCAGACAGTCCTTGCCATGGCAGAACAGAAAATGTCAGCCAAATACAAACACTGCAGTGTTGAAACCATGGAGGTGCCCCGAAGGAGTTTCTCTGACCTTACGAGGTCCCTCCACGAATGTGGGATTCTCCACAAGTCCGTGCTGTGCATCCAACAGAAAGAGCAGCACGACGCGGATCTTTAG
- the PLA2G2E gene encoding group IIE secretory phospholipase A2 encodes MKLLLLMLLCLAGLAPTSGNLIQFGLMITHKTGKSPLSYNGYGCYCGLGGSKQPLDATDWCCHAHDCCYRRISSPSCSPKLVKYNSSIQGNQITCGPGTLCQRQSCYCDKRAAECFQRTARTYQNRYKNYPNFLCKGQTPSC; translated from the exons ATGAAGCTCCTCTTGCTGATGCTCCTCTGCC TTGCAGGGCTGGCCCCCACCAGTGGCAACCTGATTCAGTTCGGTTTAATGATTACGCACAAGACCGGGAAATCGCCGCTGTCCTACAACGGTTACGGCTGCTACTGCGGCTTGGGGGGATCCAAACAGCCGTTGGATGCGACCGACTG GTGCTGCCATGCCCACGACTGCTGCTACAGGAGAATCTCATCCCCTTCCTGCAGTCCCAAGCTGGTCAAATACAACTCCTCCATCCAGGGAAACCAAATAACCTGTG GACCCGGGACTTTGTGCCAAAGACAGAGCTGCTATTGCGACAAGCGGGCGGCAGAGTGCTTCCAAAGGACAGCCAGGACCTACCAGAACCGTTACAAGAATTACCCCAACTTTTTGTGCAAGGGCCAAACTCCCTCCTGCTGA
- the LOC128918314 gene encoding basic phospholipase A2 daboxin P-like, with product MNSLLPFAVLFAWGLSPAHGSLWELQKVITKATGKNALLYYSFYGCYCGFGGKGQPKDATDRCCQLHDTCYNNLLSYHCNAKMQRYHYSWHGNSPSCSQGSRCSQLSCECDRSLVLCLKRSKGSYSKRYLFYPKYRCR from the exons ATGAACTCTCTCCTCCCCTTCGCCGTGCTGTTTGCTTGGG GCTTGTCCCCGGCTCACGGGAGCCTCTGGGAGCTGCAGAAGGTGATCACGAAGGCAACGGGGAAAAACGCCTTGCTGTATTACTCCTTCTACGGCTGCTACTGCGGCTTTGGGGGCAAGGGGCAGCCCAAGGATGCTACAGACAG GTGCTGCCAGCTGCATGATACCTGCTACAACAACCTCCTGAGCTACCACTGCAATGCCAAGATGCAGCGCTACCACTACAGCTGGCACGGCAACAGCCCCTCCTGCA GCCAGGGCTCCAGGTGCTCCCAGCTCTCCTGCGAGTGCGACCGCAGCCTGGTGCTCTGCCTGAAGCGAAGCAAAGGAAGCTACAGCAAACGCTACCTCTTCTACCCCAAGTACCGGTGCCGCTGA
- the LOC128918347 gene encoding ATP-dependent RNA helicase DDX19A isoform X2: protein MKWLLREDRAAQSLLNKLIRSNLVDTTNQVEVLQRDPTSPLYSVKSFEELRLKPQLLEGVYAMGFNRPSKIQENALPMMLAEPPQNLIAQSQSGTGKTAAFVLAMLSRVEPGNKYPQCLCLSPTYELALQTGKVIEQMGKFYPELKLAYAVRGNKLERGQKISEQIVIGTPGTVLDWCSKLKFIDPKKIKVFVLDEADVMIATQGHQDQSIRIQRMLPRDCQMLLFSATFEDSVWKFAQKVVPDPNIIKLKREEETLDTIKQYYVLCNNRDEKFQALCNIYGAITIAQAMIFCHTRKTAGWLAAELSKEGHQVALLSGEMMVEQRAAVIERFREGKEKVLVTTNVCARGIDVEQVSVVINFDLPVDKDGNPDNETYLHRIGRTGRFGKRGLAINMVDSKHSMNILNRIQEHFNKKINKLDTDDLDEIEKITN, encoded by the exons ATGAAATGGCTCTTAAGAG AGGACAGAGCAGCCCAGTCCTTGTTGAACAAGCTAATTCGAAGTAACTTGGTTGACACAACAAATCAAGTGGAGGTGCTGCAGAGGGATCCCACATCGCCTCTCTACTCCGTGAAGTCTTTTGAGGAGCTGCGACT GAAACCACAGCTCCTGGAAGGAGTCTATGCCATGGGCTTCAACAGACCATCTAAGATACAAGAGAATGCCCTGCCCATGATGCTTGCTGAACC CCCACAGAACTTGATCGCACAATCTCAGTCTGGTACTGGCAAGACAGCTGCCTTTGTCCTGGCCATGCTCAGTCGTGTTGAACCCGGGAACAAGTATCCACAG TGTTTGTGCCTTTCCCCAACATATGAGCTGGCACTTCAAACAGGAAAAGTGATTGAGCAGATGGGAAAGTTTTATCCAGAGCTGAAACTTGCCTATGCTGTCCGAGGCAATAAAT TGGAGAGAGGTCAGAAGATCTCCGAGCAGATTGTAATTGGCACACCCGGCACTGTGCTGGACTGGTGTTCCAAACTGAAATTCATAGATCCCAAGAAAATCAAAGTGTTCGTCTTGGATGAGGCTGATGTGATGATAGCAACCCAGGGCCATCAGGATCAGAGCATCCGCATTCAGAG AATGCTCCCCAGGGACTGCCAGATGCTTCTGTTTTCAGCCACTTTTGAGGATTCTGTGTGGAAATTTGCTCAAAAAGTTGTTCCTGACCCAAACATTATCAAACTGAAGCGAGAGGAGGAGACACTGGACACTATTAAGCAGTATTACGTTCTGTGCAATAACAGAGATGAGAAGTTCCAGGCTCTCTGTAATATCTATGGCGCTATCACCATTGCCCAGGCCATGATCTTCTGCCAT ACTCGGAAGACGGCTGGCTGGCTGGCGGCAGAGCTCTCAAAGGAGGGCCATCAGGTGGCATTGCTCAGTGGGGAAATGATGGTGGAACAGAGAGCCGCGGTGATCGAGCGTTTCCGAGAGGGCAAAGAAAAGGTGCTGGTGACCACAAACGTCTGTGCCAGAG GGATCGATGTAGAGCAAGTCTCTGTTGTCATCAATTTTGACCTTCCTGTGGATAAAGATGGAAATCCAGATAACGAGACTTATCTGCACCGGATCGGACGCACAGGTCGCTTTGGCAAGCGAGGACTGGCTATTAACATGGTGGACAGCAAACACAGCATGAATATTCTCAACAGAATCCAGGAACATTTCA ACAAAAAGATAAACAAATTGGATACTGACGACTTGGATGAAATTGAGAAGATAACTAACTGA
- the LOC128918316 gene encoding basic phospholipase A2 A-like, giving the protein MKVLLMLTVLLACGVFMIRGKLPRAFAPGLEGSTVGNLTAHGCYAMDRCCRLRACCYARLAARRCRLGPIQPLSMSRAGIPTCRSGTWCQRGACRCERAAQLCRLRSRGLPRRRSKCRGRAGRC; this is encoded by the exons atgaaggtccTGCTGATGCTGACCGTGCTTCTTGCCTGCG GTGTGTTCATGATCCGTGGGAAGCTCCCGCGCGCGTTCGCACCAGGACTCGAGGGAAGCACTGTAGGAAATCTGACTGCCCATGGCTGCTATGCAATGGACCG GTGCTGCCGGCTCCGTGCCTGTTGCTACGCCAGGCTGGCTGCACGGCGATGCCGCCTGGGACCGATCCAGCCCCTCTCGATGTCCAGGGCAGGAATCCCCACTTGCA GGTCTGGGACCTGGTGCCAGCGAGGTGCCTGCAGATGCGAGcgggcagcccagctctgccgGCTGCGTAGCCGGGGGTTGCCCCGACGTCGCAGCAAGTGCCGGGGACGAGCCGGGCGGTGTTGA
- the LOC128918347 gene encoding ATP-dependent RNA helicase DDX19B isoform X1, with product MATDSWALAVDEQEAAAESLSSLHLKEEKTKPDANGAVVKADDNVEKTEDEEKEDRAAQSLLNKLIRSNLVDTTNQVEVLQRDPTSPLYSVKSFEELRLKPQLLEGVYAMGFNRPSKIQENALPMMLAEPPQNLIAQSQSGTGKTAAFVLAMLSRVEPGNKYPQCLCLSPTYELALQTGKVIEQMGKFYPELKLAYAVRGNKLERGQKISEQIVIGTPGTVLDWCSKLKFIDPKKIKVFVLDEADVMIATQGHQDQSIRIQRMLPRDCQMLLFSATFEDSVWKFAQKVVPDPNIIKLKREEETLDTIKQYYVLCNNRDEKFQALCNIYGAITIAQAMIFCHTRKTAGWLAAELSKEGHQVALLSGEMMVEQRAAVIERFREGKEKVLVTTNVCARGIDVEQVSVVINFDLPVDKDGNPDNETYLHRIGRTGRFGKRGLAINMVDSKHSMNILNRIQEHFNKKINKLDTDDLDEIEKITN from the exons ATGGCCACCGACTCCTGGGCCCTGGCCGTGGACGAGCAGGAGGCGGCGGCCGAGTCG TTGAGCAGTTTAcacctgaaggaggaaaaaaccaaaccagatgcCAATG GTGCTGTTGTCAAGGCAGACGACAACGTAGAGAAGACGGAGGATGAGGAGAAGG AGGACAGAGCAGCCCAGTCCTTGTTGAACAAGCTAATTCGAAGTAACTTGGTTGACACAACAAATCAAGTGGAGGTGCTGCAGAGGGATCCCACATCGCCTCTCTACTCCGTGAAGTCTTTTGAGGAGCTGCGACT GAAACCACAGCTCCTGGAAGGAGTCTATGCCATGGGCTTCAACAGACCATCTAAGATACAAGAGAATGCCCTGCCCATGATGCTTGCTGAACC CCCACAGAACTTGATCGCACAATCTCAGTCTGGTACTGGCAAGACAGCTGCCTTTGTCCTGGCCATGCTCAGTCGTGTTGAACCCGGGAACAAGTATCCACAG TGTTTGTGCCTTTCCCCAACATATGAGCTGGCACTTCAAACAGGAAAAGTGATTGAGCAGATGGGAAAGTTTTATCCAGAGCTGAAACTTGCCTATGCTGTCCGAGGCAATAAAT TGGAGAGAGGTCAGAAGATCTCCGAGCAGATTGTAATTGGCACACCCGGCACTGTGCTGGACTGGTGTTCCAAACTGAAATTCATAGATCCCAAGAAAATCAAAGTGTTCGTCTTGGATGAGGCTGATGTGATGATAGCAACCCAGGGCCATCAGGATCAGAGCATCCGCATTCAGAG AATGCTCCCCAGGGACTGCCAGATGCTTCTGTTTTCAGCCACTTTTGAGGATTCTGTGTGGAAATTTGCTCAAAAAGTTGTTCCTGACCCAAACATTATCAAACTGAAGCGAGAGGAGGAGACACTGGACACTATTAAGCAGTATTACGTTCTGTGCAATAACAGAGATGAGAAGTTCCAGGCTCTCTGTAATATCTATGGCGCTATCACCATTGCCCAGGCCATGATCTTCTGCCAT ACTCGGAAGACGGCTGGCTGGCTGGCGGCAGAGCTCTCAAAGGAGGGCCATCAGGTGGCATTGCTCAGTGGGGAAATGATGGTGGAACAGAGAGCCGCGGTGATCGAGCGTTTCCGAGAGGGCAAAGAAAAGGTGCTGGTGACCACAAACGTCTGTGCCAGAG GGATCGATGTAGAGCAAGTCTCTGTTGTCATCAATTTTGACCTTCCTGTGGATAAAGATGGAAATCCAGATAACGAGACTTATCTGCACCGGATCGGACGCACAGGTCGCTTTGGCAAGCGAGGACTGGCTATTAACATGGTGGACAGCAAACACAGCATGAATATTCTCAACAGAATCCAGGAACATTTCA ACAAAAAGATAAACAAATTGGATACTGACGACTTGGATGAAATTGAGAAGATAACTAACTGA